The following coding sequences are from one Paenibacillus sp. JDR-2 window:
- a CDS encoding TrmH family RNA methyltransferase produces MNHLLLTSIQNERVKQWASLLDKKYRDRTGLFIIEGVHLVQEAFKSSAAVQCVVYNSERGIPHELEQLAREGGAEWVQATTQVMAKCTGTDTPPPVFAVLEKLKRDDTALFRNNSLVVVLDGVRDPGNVGTIIRSADAVGADAVVLGKGSVDLYNPKTVRSTMGSLFHLPIIEADLAELLPEAQSKGIKLVGTSLQATHTCYTYDWTAGTWLLMGNESEGLSDAVRLAVDESVIIPMQGEAESLNVAMAATVLLYEAVRQRKYS; encoded by the coding sequence ATGAATCATTTACTATTAACCTCTATTCAAAATGAACGGGTGAAGCAGTGGGCTTCCTTGCTGGATAAAAAATACCGGGACCGGACAGGCCTTTTTATTATTGAAGGCGTCCATCTTGTGCAAGAAGCATTCAAGTCCTCCGCAGCCGTGCAATGCGTCGTGTATAATTCGGAGCGCGGCATCCCGCATGAGCTTGAGCAGCTTGCCCGGGAGGGCGGGGCGGAATGGGTGCAGGCAACAACGCAAGTGATGGCGAAATGCACGGGAACCGATACGCCGCCGCCGGTGTTCGCCGTGCTGGAGAAGCTGAAGCGCGACGATACCGCTTTGTTCCGGAATAACAGCCTGGTAGTTGTCCTGGACGGGGTGCGCGATCCGGGCAACGTCGGCACGATTATCCGCAGTGCGGATGCGGTTGGCGCGGATGCGGTTGTGCTGGGCAAAGGCAGCGTAGATCTGTATAATCCGAAGACGGTGCGTTCCACGATGGGCTCGTTATTCCATCTGCCGATTATCGAGGCGGATCTCGCGGAACTGCTGCCCGAGGCGCAAAGCAAAGGAATCAAGCTTGTCGGGACAAGCCTGCAGGCGACGCACACCTGCTATACATATGACTGGACGGCCGGCACTTGGCTACTGATGGGCAATGAATCGGAAGGATTGTCCGATGCGGTACGGCTGGCGGTTGACGAATCGGTTATTATTCCGATGCAGGGCGAAGCGGAGTCGCTGAATGTCGCGATGGCCGCAACGGTGCTTTTGTATGAGGCTGTGAGGCAGCGGAAATATAGCTGA
- a CDS encoding peptide chain release factor 3 produces the protein MSQTLSNEITQEVDKRRTFAIISHPDAGKTTLTEKLLLFGGAIRLAGSVKARKASRHATSDWMEIEKQRGISVTSSVMQFDYLGHRVNILDTPGHQDFSEDTYRTLTAADSAVMLIDVAKGVEAQTIKLFQVCRKRGIPIFTFINKLDREGQSPFELMEELERVLGIRSVPMNWPIGMGRELCGVYDRMKNQVELFQGNDHSTIEVRKVEDYNDPIIREMAGDYLHDQLIQDLELLDVAGDPFDFEKVRAGELTPIFFGSAVNNFGVQTFLENFLELAPKPAPRMSTNGSVDPTNEKFSGYVFKIQANMNPAHRDRIAFLRICSGRFERGMSVRHIRAGKDIKLSQPQQFLAQDRDIVETAYPGDIIGLFDPGIFRIGDSLSQGSEVVFDELPTFSPEIFAKVTVKNALKHKQYQKGIDQLTEEGTIQVFYSASGFADETILGVVGHLQFEVFEYRMKGEYGVDIQLHRMPFQFARWIIDDKIDPSKFRINSTLVKDKKGNYVVLFENEYAMRTAMDKNPTMKFLETAP, from the coding sequence ATGAGCCAAACGTTAAGTAATGAAATAACACAGGAAGTAGATAAACGCCGTACCTTTGCGATTATCTCTCACCCTGACGCCGGTAAAACCACGTTAACAGAGAAGCTCCTCTTATTCGGGGGAGCTATTCGTCTTGCAGGGTCGGTAAAAGCCCGCAAAGCGAGCCGTCATGCTACATCCGACTGGATGGAAATCGAGAAGCAGCGCGGTATCTCCGTTACGTCCAGTGTGATGCAGTTCGATTACCTGGGACACCGGGTTAACATTCTGGATACACCCGGTCACCAGGATTTCTCCGAAGACACGTACCGTACGCTGACTGCAGCGGACAGCGCGGTCATGCTGATCGACGTTGCGAAAGGCGTCGAGGCGCAGACAATCAAGCTGTTCCAGGTCTGCCGCAAACGCGGTATTCCGATCTTCACCTTTATTAACAAGCTGGACCGTGAAGGCCAAAGCCCATTCGAGCTGATGGAAGAGCTGGAGCGGGTACTCGGCATTCGTTCGGTGCCAATGAACTGGCCAATCGGCATGGGCCGCGAGCTGTGCGGCGTATACGACCGGATGAAAAATCAGGTTGAGCTGTTCCAGGGCAATGACCACAGTACGATCGAGGTTCGCAAAGTCGAGGATTATAATGATCCTATCATCCGCGAAATGGCTGGCGACTACCTGCATGATCAGCTTATACAGGACTTGGAGCTGCTTGATGTAGCGGGCGATCCATTTGATTTCGAAAAGGTTCGGGCAGGCGAATTGACACCGATCTTCTTCGGCAGCGCCGTGAACAACTTCGGCGTTCAAACCTTCCTGGAGAACTTCCTGGAGCTGGCGCCAAAGCCGGCTCCACGGATGAGCACAAACGGTTCCGTTGACCCAACAAACGAGAAGTTCTCCGGTTATGTTTTCAAGATTCAAGCCAACATGAATCCGGCACACCGCGACCGTATCGCTTTCCTTCGGATTTGCTCCGGACGTTTCGAACGCGGCATGAGCGTACGCCATATCCGTGCAGGCAAAGACATTAAGCTGTCCCAGCCGCAGCAATTCCTGGCGCAGGACCGCGATATTGTCGAAACGGCTTATCCGGGCGATATTATCGGTTTGTTCGACCCGGGTATTTTCCGAATCGGAGATTCCTTGTCGCAAGGCTCCGAGGTTGTATTCGACGAGCTTCCGACATTCTCGCCGGAGATCTTTGCTAAGGTTACCGTGAAGAACGCTTTGAAACATAAGCAGTATCAGAAGGGTATAGACCAACTGACGGAGGAAGGCACCATTCAGGTGTTCTACTCTGCAAGCGGCTTTGCTGACGAAACGATTCTTGGCGTAGTCGGCCACCTGCAGTTCGAGGTATTCGAGTACCGGATGAAGGGTGAATACGGCGTTGATATTCAACTGCACCGTATGCCGTTCCAATTCGCGCGCTGGATCATTGACGACAAGATCGATCCTTCGAAGTTCCGGATCAACTCTACCCTCGTGAAGGACAAAAAAGGCAATTACGTTGTTCTCTTCGAGAATGAATATGCGATGCGTACAGCGATGGATAAGAATCCAACAATGAAATTCCTGGAGACTGCTCCCTAA
- a CDS encoding Gfo/Idh/MocA family protein produces the protein MSKLRVGMVGYKFMGKAHSNAYRALPMFFPETAVLPEMSAICGRDPVGLEKARTQFGWQSSETDWRKLVAREDIDLIDINAPSDAHKEITIAAAEAGKHLFCEKPLALTLEDANEMLAAAEKAGVKHMVGFNYRFAPAVQLAKKLISEGRIGKIHHFRAVFLQDWILDPEFPLVWRLKKEIAGSGSHGDLGAHLIDMARFLVGEFQEVIGMEETFVKERPVSESMTGLSATKSGADAPRGEVTVDDATLFLTRFENGALGSFEATRFAAGHRCTNAFEINGSKGSIKFDFERMNELEVYFTEDADDVQGFRRVLATDASHAYMDAWWPAGHTIGYEHTFTHEVHELMTAIAEDRQPVPNFHDGVRCQEVLVAVERSIAERRWVALKEFQ, from the coding sequence ATGAGCAAACTTCGTGTCGGAATGGTTGGCTATAAATTTATGGGGAAGGCGCACAGCAACGCGTACCGCGCGCTGCCGATGTTTTTCCCGGAAACCGCGGTACTGCCTGAAATGTCGGCGATCTGCGGACGTGATCCGGTGGGTCTCGAGAAGGCGCGGACGCAATTCGGCTGGCAGAGCAGCGAGACCGATTGGCGCAAGCTGGTCGCACGCGAGGATATTGATCTGATCGACATTAATGCGCCAAGCGATGCTCATAAGGAGATTACGATTGCGGCCGCCGAAGCGGGCAAGCATCTGTTCTGCGAGAAGCCGCTTGCATTGACGCTTGAAGATGCTAACGAAATGCTCGCTGCTGCCGAGAAAGCAGGCGTGAAGCATATGGTTGGCTTTAACTACCGCTTTGCTCCGGCTGTTCAATTGGCGAAGAAGCTGATCTCGGAAGGCCGTATCGGTAAAATCCATCACTTCCGCGCCGTCTTCCTGCAGGACTGGATTCTTGATCCGGAATTCCCGCTGGTATGGCGACTGAAGAAGGAAATTGCCGGTTCCGGTTCGCATGGCGACCTTGGCGCTCATTTGATCGATATGGCCCGTTTCCTCGTTGGCGAGTTCCAGGAAGTCATCGGGATGGAAGAGACTTTCGTCAAGGAACGTCCGGTGTCCGAATCGATGACGGGTCTTAGCGCAACAAAAAGCGGTGCGGACGCGCCGCGCGGTGAAGTAACGGTTGATGATGCAACGCTGTTCCTGACAAGGTTCGAGAATGGTGCGCTTGGCAGCTTTGAGGCGACGCGCTTTGCGGCAGGCCACCGTTGCACGAATGCGTTCGAGATTAACGGCAGCAAAGGCAGCATCAAGTTCGACTTCGAACGGATGAACGAGCTGGAGGTATACTTCACGGAGGATGCCGACGATGTGCAAGGCTTCCGCCGCGTACTCGCAACCGATGCTTCCCATGCTTACATGGATGCTTGGTGGCCGGCCGGTCACACAATCGGATACGAGCATACTTTCACTCATGAGGTGCATGAGCTGATGACGGCAATCGCGGAAGACCGTCAGCCGGTGCCTAACTTCCATGACGGCGTGAGATGCCAAGAGGTGCTTGTTGCGGTGGAACGTTCGATTGCGGAACGCCGTTGGGTTGCTTTGAAAGAGTTCCAATAA
- a CDS encoding TM2 domain-containing protein, whose product MSFNIAQKSQLDARELLLLEQEVKDRGKNMIVAYVLWYFLGMFGGHRFYLGRKGSAIAQLILTISVIGTIVTSVWWIVDAFLLHQWVRDRNRAVEGQLIDEILAHKHFHGGSF is encoded by the coding sequence ATGTCATTTAACATCGCGCAAAAAAGCCAACTCGACGCCAGGGAACTACTTCTGCTGGAGCAAGAAGTGAAGGATCGGGGCAAGAATATGATCGTCGCTTACGTGCTCTGGTATTTCCTCGGCATGTTTGGCGGTCACCGCTTCTATCTCGGGCGCAAGGGCTCCGCGATTGCACAGCTTATTCTAACTATTTCCGTAATCGGTACGATCGTGACTTCCGTCTGGTGGATCGTGGATGCTTTTCTCCTGCACCAATGGGTGAGAGACCGCAACCGCGCTGTCGAGGGTCAGCTTATTGATGAAATTTTGGCTCACAAGCATTTTCACGGTGGTTCATTCTAG
- a CDS encoding NINE protein has protein sequence MNRQDLTLNELMVFNSEMRSSEKSAAIAYLMLLGGHLGVHRFYLKRKKTAIIQLILFLIATPAYILLSIASAAEQKALQIIGIILFALPAAALFIWVIVDLFLISRMVKEYNKEVERDLIEQIIRYRQ, from the coding sequence ATGAATCGACAAGACCTCACGCTGAATGAATTGATGGTATTCAACTCCGAGATGCGAAGTAGCGAAAAATCGGCGGCTATCGCTTATCTGATGCTTCTTGGCGGTCACTTGGGTGTACACCGCTTTTACCTGAAGCGCAAGAAGACAGCCATTATCCAGCTGATTCTCTTCCTCATCGCAACTCCAGCCTATATATTACTCAGTATTGCATCCGCAGCTGAACAAAAGGCCTTGCAAATTATCGGAATCATCCTATTCGCCCTGCCTGCCGCTGCCTTGTTCATCTGGGTTATCGTGGATCTCTTCTTAATCTCCAGAATGGTCAAAGAGTACAACAAGGAAGTCGAACGGGATTTAATTGAGCAAATTATCCGCTACCGGCAATAG
- a CDS encoding alpha-D-ribose 1-methylphosphonate 5-triphosphate diphosphatase translates to MTAQTQNRVLIRNGIVVLEDQLVAATIAVKDGIIDALLTDEEAIRQYEHSCGDEAMNRIDAAGRYILPGLIDIHNDAIEKEVQPRPNTLFPLAMSFLEFERKMPLHGITTMYHSLSLGVGLSLRGDHLLTGMVECIDQYRRERSVIRNRIHLRYEVSYLAGYSIVEQYIKDRKIDYLSFMDHSPGQGQYRAPGSFERYVMKNQGVGIEEVQVIVEELLMRRNQIDWENLRELSRLAGQQGIRLASHDDDSVEQVERSRGFGVSVTEFPINMETAQYAARSGLFVCVGAPNLVRGGSHDHNLRALDVIKEGEATIICSDYHPSSLLKAIFMLAEQEVLDLPAAVRLGTLYPAQALGIADQYGAIAPGKAADLILVDQYQGHPWVTHTIVGGKTVYTADVR, encoded by the coding sequence ATGACTGCTCAAACGCAGAACCGCGTGCTCATCCGTAATGGGATTGTTGTGCTTGAAGACCAGCTTGTCGCTGCAACGATCGCCGTCAAGGACGGTATCATTGACGCGCTTCTGACTGATGAAGAGGCTATTCGGCAGTATGAGCATAGCTGCGGAGATGAGGCTATGAATCGGATTGATGCAGCAGGGCGATATATTCTCCCCGGATTAATTGATATTCATAACGACGCGATAGAGAAAGAAGTGCAGCCAAGGCCCAACACTTTATTTCCGCTCGCGATGTCGTTCCTGGAATTCGAACGCAAAATGCCGCTTCATGGCATTACAACGATGTACCATTCTTTGTCGCTTGGCGTAGGCTTAAGCTTGCGAGGAGATCATCTGTTGACGGGGATGGTTGAATGTATTGACCAGTACCGGAGGGAGCGCTCGGTTATCCGCAACCGGATCCATTTGCGTTATGAGGTTTCTTACCTAGCGGGCTATTCAATCGTTGAACAGTATATTAAAGATCGGAAGATAGACTATTTGTCCTTTATGGATCATTCCCCGGGTCAAGGTCAGTACAGGGCGCCGGGATCTTTTGAACGGTATGTCATGAAAAATCAAGGGGTTGGCATCGAGGAAGTACAGGTTATCGTTGAAGAGCTGCTTATGCGCAGAAACCAGATCGATTGGGAGAATCTTCGCGAGCTCAGCCGTTTGGCTGGACAGCAAGGCATCAGGCTTGCTTCCCACGATGATGATTCGGTGGAGCAAGTAGAGCGTTCGAGGGGCTTTGGCGTTTCGGTAACGGAATTTCCGATTAACATGGAAACCGCCCAATATGCCGCCAGATCAGGTTTATTCGTATGCGTGGGAGCTCCTAATCTCGTGAGAGGAGGATCCCATGATCATAACCTGCGAGCATTGGATGTTATTAAGGAAGGCGAAGCAACCATTATTTGCTCCGATTATCATCCGTCCTCGTTATTAAAGGCTATTTTTATGCTTGCAGAGCAGGAAGTGCTGGATTTGCCGGCGGCTGTTCGTTTGGGGACTCTTTACCCGGCGCAGGCGCTTGGCATTGCCGATCAATACGGGGCGATCGCGCCGGGTAAAGCTGCAGATTTAATCCTTGTTGATCAATACCAGGGCCATCCTTGGGTTACGCATACCATTGTTGGCGGCAAAACCGTCTATACTGCGGATGTGCGTTAG
- the sspI gene encoding small acid-soluble spore protein SspI, whose amino-acid sequence MINLDLRQAIINNVRNNTKEQMKDVIEDSVGNEEKTLPGLGVLFELIWKEISAEEQSKLVDALHAKLQQLKPAAT is encoded by the coding sequence TTGATTAATCTGGATTTGCGTCAAGCCATTATCAACAACGTCAGAAACAACACAAAAGAACAAATGAAGGACGTTATCGAGGACTCCGTCGGCAATGAGGAAAAAACGCTCCCCGGACTTGGCGTATTATTTGAGCTGATCTGGAAAGAGATATCCGCCGAGGAGCAGTCAAAGCTTGTTGATGCCCTGCATGCGAAGCTTCAGCAACTGAAGCCGGCTGCGACCTAA
- a CDS encoding LacI family DNA-binding transcriptional regulator, giving the protein MSRKEVAKLAGVSEATVSRVLNNVGPIKEETRIRVLEAAKELGYVPNSLAQRFARRKSGNVGVILPFVPKVHLFSTYYFAEILSGIGEAAKACNYDLLLIFREQDSPRDYAKLFRTQKVDACIVLGAQNVAEERAALAELQEEGYPFCLVNQRFDEEGYLTVDADHESGSYTAVQHLIANGFKQIAFLNGPDAFSSSGDRLAGYKRALEESGIRHEEKRIFTGNYSRKSGYEAASRLVEGIKSRQIDAVFAANDRMAIGLMDGLREHGIEAGKDIGLIGYDDSDSSRIVTPKLSTVSVPFYEMGRRAAMKLLAAETEEPGNTILPVQLIKRETT; this is encoded by the coding sequence ATCAGCAGGAAAGAAGTAGCGAAGCTGGCCGGTGTATCGGAAGCAACGGTATCCCGGGTACTGAACAATGTAGGGCCTATTAAGGAAGAGACTCGAATCCGCGTGCTGGAGGCGGCCAAAGAGCTGGGATATGTGCCTAATTCGCTTGCCCAGCGTTTTGCCAGAAGGAAAAGCGGGAACGTTGGCGTCATTCTGCCGTTTGTGCCGAAGGTTCATCTGTTCTCGACCTATTATTTCGCGGAAATTTTAAGCGGGATCGGCGAGGCGGCGAAAGCCTGCAACTATGATCTGCTGCTAATATTCCGAGAGCAGGACAGTCCGCGTGATTATGCCAAGCTGTTCCGAACGCAGAAGGTGGATGCCTGTATCGTGCTGGGCGCTCAGAATGTTGCCGAGGAACGTGCAGCATTAGCCGAGCTTCAAGAAGAAGGTTATCCGTTCTGCCTTGTGAACCAGCGGTTTGACGAGGAAGGATACCTGACCGTTGATGCGGATCATGAGTCGGGAAGCTATACGGCTGTTCAGCATCTTATTGCAAACGGCTTCAAGCAGATTGCCTTCCTAAACGGGCCAGATGCTTTCTCTAGCAGCGGGGACAGGCTTGCCGGCTATAAACGTGCGCTGGAGGAATCGGGAATTCGGCACGAGGAAAAGCGGATATTTACCGGTAATTACAGCAGGAAGAGCGGGTATGAAGCGGCCTCGCGGCTAGTTGAGGGAATTAAGAGCAGGCAGATTGACGCTGTTTTTGCGGCTAATGACCGGATGGCGATTGGCTTGATGGACGGTCTTCGGGAGCACGGCATTGAAGCGGGCAAGGATATCGGCCTGATTGGTTACGATGACTCGGATAGTTCGAGAATCGTAACGCCGAAGCTGTCGACGGTATCGGTCCCTTTTTACGAGATGGGACGGAGAGCGGCTATGAAGCTGCTGGCAGCGGAAACCGAAGAGCCGGGGAATACGATTCTTCCCGTTCAACTCATTAAGAGAGAAACAACCTAA
- a CDS encoding potassium channel family protein: MAKKQFAVIGMGRFGSSIASSLTEMGFEVLAIDSSEDRIQDAINKVTHAVSADSTDEEALRSLGIRNFDVVVVAIGEDIQASILTTLILKDLGVKMIVVKAQNELHGKVLTKIGADKVVYPERDMGMRVAHHLISPNILEYIEISEDHSIIDLKAPEAMIGKSLKQLDIRAKFKCNVMAIKTNGQMNIAPYADDLIRPEDVLVIVGRNADLSNLEIAYSEG; the protein is encoded by the coding sequence ATGGCCAAGAAACAATTTGCAGTTATCGGAATGGGGCGGTTTGGCTCCAGTATCGCCAGTTCACTAACGGAAATGGGCTTTGAGGTGCTGGCCATAGATTCGAGCGAAGACCGTATTCAGGACGCCATTAATAAAGTTACCCATGCCGTATCGGCGGACTCAACGGATGAAGAAGCGCTTCGTTCGCTTGGCATCCGCAACTTCGATGTTGTCGTAGTGGCCATTGGGGAAGATATTCAGGCAAGTATTCTCACTACGCTAATCCTGAAGGATCTTGGCGTCAAAATGATTGTCGTCAAAGCGCAAAACGAACTGCACGGCAAAGTATTAACCAAGATCGGTGCGGATAAAGTGGTCTATCCGGAGCGGGATATGGGCATGCGCGTCGCTCATCATTTAATTTCCCCTAATATTCTGGAGTATATCGAGATCTCGGAGGATCATAGTATCATTGATCTGAAGGCGCCGGAAGCGATGATCGGGAAGAGCCTCAAGCAGCTGGATATCCGGGCGAAATTCAAATGCAATGTAATGGCGATCAAGACGAACGGACAAATGAACATCGCCCCTTATGCCGATGATCTGATCCGTCCGGAGGATGTCCTTGTTATCGTTGGAAGAAACGCGGATTTATCCAATTTGGAAATAGCTTATTCGGAAGGCTGA
- a CDS encoding Gfo/Idh/MocA family protein: MQKLKVGVIGTGNISSAYLNNGTKFDSMEIVACADLDVDRAKAKAEEFGIRGCSVEELLADPEIGMVINLTIPQAHAAVCLQALEAGKHVYVEKPFTVTREEAQAVLELAARKGLLVGSAPDTFLGAGIQTSIKLIEDGWIGTPIGATAFMMSGGHEMWHPAPEFYYQKGGGPMFDMGPYYLTAMVAMLGPISRVTGMARASFPERTITSQPKFGQKIQVEVPTHVAGIIEFASGPIGTILQTFDVRGGSTLPRIEVYGSAGTLLVPDPNTFGGPIQFKRAGSHEWSEIPLVYPNTDNVRGLGAADLAKAALTGRKARPSGELAYHVLEAMHGFFDAAEQGAHYTMKSSCEKPAPFTLGLQPNSLD, translated from the coding sequence ATGCAAAAGCTTAAGGTTGGCGTTATCGGAACTGGCAATATCAGCAGCGCGTATTTGAACAACGGAACGAAATTCGATTCGATGGAAATTGTCGCTTGCGCGGATTTGGATGTAGACCGCGCGAAGGCGAAAGCCGAGGAATTCGGCATCCGCGGCTGCTCGGTGGAAGAACTGCTCGCCGATCCGGAAATCGGTATGGTCATCAACCTGACGATTCCGCAGGCGCATGCGGCGGTATGCCTGCAGGCGCTTGAAGCCGGCAAGCATGTATACGTAGAGAAGCCATTCACGGTTACCCGCGAAGAAGCGCAAGCCGTGCTAGAGCTTGCGGCACGCAAAGGGCTGCTTGTGGGCAGCGCGCCGGATACGTTCCTTGGCGCCGGTATTCAAACGAGCATCAAGCTGATCGAAGACGGCTGGATCGGTACGCCAATCGGCGCAACGGCGTTTATGATGTCGGGCGGACACGAGATGTGGCATCCGGCTCCTGAGTTTTATTATCAGAAGGGCGGCGGCCCGATGTTCGATATGGGGCCATACTATCTGACGGCTATGGTAGCCATGCTTGGACCAATCAGCCGCGTAACCGGCATGGCTCGCGCTTCCTTCCCTGAACGGACGATTACCAGCCAGCCGAAGTTCGGGCAAAAGATTCAGGTTGAGGTTCCAACGCATGTCGCGGGCATTATCGAATTTGCATCCGGTCCGATTGGCACGATTCTGCAAACCTTTGACGTAAGAGGCGGGTCCACTTTGCCTCGCATCGAAGTGTACGGCTCGGCGGGCACTTTGCTTGTTCCGGATCCCAATACGTTTGGCGGTCCTATCCAGTTCAAACGCGCGGGCTCGCATGAGTGGTCGGAGATTCCGCTCGTGTATCCGAACACGGATAACGTACGCGGCCTAGGCGCTGCCGATCTTGCGAAAGCGGCGCTTACCGGACGCAAAGCGCGTCCAAGCGGCGAGCTTGCTTATCACGTGCTGGAAGCGATGCATGGCTTCTTCGATGCGGCCGAGCAAGGCGCGCATTATACCATGAAGAGCAGCTGCGAGAAGCCGGCGCCGTTTACGCTTGGTCTTCAACCGAACAGCTTGGACTAA
- a CDS encoding ThuA domain-containing protein, with product MRKALIVWGGWDGHQPKEVAGIFQDVLAKEGFEVEVSDTLDAFADGEKLKGLDLIVPIWTMDKIKPEYVQNVSEAVQSGVGLAGCHGGMCDAFRENVDWQFMTGGQWVAHPGNDGTDYVVNIKHSSSPLTEGIEDFEVSSEQYYLHVDPAVEVLATTRFPVTEGPHSLNKAVDMPVAWTKRWGVGRVYYNSLGHQANIIDIPVVKEMMRRGFNWCAEGKTAAVNGGTHAHAKA from the coding sequence ATGAGAAAAGCACTGATCGTATGGGGCGGCTGGGACGGTCATCAGCCGAAGGAAGTTGCGGGTATTTTTCAAGACGTGCTGGCGAAGGAAGGCTTCGAGGTAGAAGTATCGGATACGTTGGACGCGTTTGCGGACGGGGAAAAGCTGAAGGGCCTTGATCTGATCGTTCCGATCTGGACGATGGATAAGATTAAGCCGGAGTATGTGCAAAACGTATCGGAAGCCGTTCAAAGCGGCGTTGGCCTTGCCGGCTGTCATGGCGGCATGTGCGATGCTTTCCGGGAAAACGTAGACTGGCAGTTCATGACCGGAGGCCAATGGGTAGCGCATCCGGGCAATGACGGTACGGATTATGTCGTAAATATCAAGCATAGCTCCAGCCCTCTGACGGAAGGCATCGAAGACTTTGAAGTCAGCTCGGAGCAGTATTACCTGCATGTCGATCCGGCAGTTGAAGTGCTCGCAACAACCCGGTTCCCGGTGACTGAAGGGCCTCACTCCCTGAACAAGGCGGTTGATATGCCGGTAGCCTGGACGAAGCGTTGGGGCGTTGGACGCGTTTATTATAACTCGCTTGGCCACCAAGCCAACATTATCGATATTCCCGTTGTCAAAGAAATGATGCGCCGGGGCTTCAACTGGTGTGCGGAAGGCAAAACGGCAGCGGTAAACGGAGGGACTCACGCTCATGCAAAAGCTTAA